One Leptolyngbya sp. CCY15150 genomic window, AAATCTGCGCCCATCCCGTCAGGGGTTGGGCGCAGCAACCTCTAGATCTTTCTTGAGCCAATGTTAGCCGCCTAGGCCACAGCTCCTTGGCTATCTAGGGTGATGGCTTCATGGGTGTAGCGACTCATGCGGGCATAGTCACCAATGGCATGGCAGAGGTTTTCTAAACATTTCAGCGTCTGCCGCTCCAGCTCCCAATCCGGCAAACTGCGCACGACCTCTAAACGCTGTTCATAGTAGTAAATCGCCTTGTCATATTCACCGAGAGCATCGTAGATTACCCCCAGATTTTCTAAGGTTTGCTCCTCCGCCCGGCGATCACAGAGCGATCGCACCAGAACTAGACGCTGGCGGTGATAGTCGGTGGCTTTCGGCAACTGCCCTGCCGCATAGCAAACGCTGGCCAAGTTTTTCAGCACCTGCCCTTGGGTACGCATATCGTCCATTTGCCGGGTGACGACCAACAGTTGCTCATAATAGTCGAGGGTTTTGCAATAATTGGCATTAGAATGATGGGCATTGCCAAGATTGCGCAACACTTGGCTTTCAACCCGTAAGTCATGCAAAGGTCGTACCAGCGCTAGGGCCTGTTCATAAAAAGCGATCGCCCTGTCGCAATCTCCAATCGCCTTATAGGCCATACCTAGGTTGTTCAGCGCAGCCACTTCACCACGCTGATCATCAATAGCCCGAGAAATATTTAGACTTTCTAACTTATAGGTAATGGCAAGCTCATGGTTGCCCATGTGACGATAGGCATTACCTAGAGTGCCCAAGGCCTGGCGCTCCGTGCGGCGATCGCCTGCCCGGCGGGCCGCATCTAGGCCCTGGTGCGCTTCGGTAATCGAGTCGCGATAGTTGCCTAGGGCATAGTAGACCAACCCTAGGGCGCTATGAGCTCGCCCCAACCCTTCGGGGCTGTGCTCATGCTGGTAGTCCATTAAGGCCTGTTGTAGCAGGCTAATAGCTTCCTCAAAGCGCCGGTGATGATAGAGA contains:
- a CDS encoding tetratricopeptide repeat protein, with product MSSQDSQEMESAADRALKSGVDLYHHRRFEEAISLLQQALMDYQHEHSPEGLGRAHSALGLVYYALGNYRDSITEAHQGLDAARRAGDRRTERQALGTLGNAYRHMGNHELAITYKLESLNISRAIDDQRGEVAALNNLGMAYKAIGDCDRAIAFYEQALALVRPLHDLRVESQVLRNLGNAHHSNANYCKTLDYYEQLLVVTRQMDDMRTQGQVLKNLASVCYAAGQLPKATDYHRQRLVLVRSLCDRRAEEQTLENLGVIYDALGEYDKAIYYYEQRLEVVRSLPDWELERQTLKCLENLCHAIGDYARMSRYTHEAITLDSQGAVA